A section of the Roseivirga sp. BDSF3-8 genome encodes:
- a CDS encoding AsmA-like C-terminal region-containing protein, whose protein sequence is MKKVLIVLGAIFGVLLIALLLVPILFKGKIQERVQTEINKSVNAEVKFDNLSVSFLKNFPDVTASLNDLSVVNKAPFEGDTLMSANELEIVLDLGSVIFSDRIRMEEVKVASPRLLIMMMEDGTANFDIAMEDTTSTAQDSGTGFTIDLKKYEVSNGHLVYYDQSLDLLMDMVGVNHSGSGNLTEVVYDLDTRTVIDSVTVTMEEIEYLTRKRIEADVLLNIDMEEERYTFKEGLLTINDFGIKVDGWLGFIPEGFNMDLAFSSPENTFKSLLSLVPGVYDSSFDDLQAEGVLTFDGKVAGVYSDSLQKLPATTFNLAVDQAMMKYPDLDPIRNISLDLLFEMAEDDLEGALVHLSNFSMEMNDKPATADIKVIGLGPMDVDADVQAHLDLEKLSGVIPMEGMSLRGKLDLDLKANGVYDSLKNQFPKIDGVFKLANGYVKTPDFPEPIENLNVSSRVINEDGSMAATVVDVDAFSFSLAGEPVTGKLHLENLENYRWDLALNGAIDLDKMTKIFPIEGMELAGRIKADINTSGQMSDVEAERYDRLRSSGNFAVSNFKYASDDLAHPFTIKEANGSLTPNRIVVSKMDAQTGQTDMSMTGTVSNYMSYLFQEGETLSADMNLTSNNVNLNEWMTEEEGAVEDTSALQPFEVPRNLNVNLTTSIANVIYDNLSLQNVRGGLVVRDGVVNMNDLTFNTLDGNFKIGGSYNTQDINNPLFDLDLDISNLAVSRAYSNFNTVQTLAPIAKKVNGNFSTNMNLSGALGQDMMPVFSNLTGNGVISIIEASIKDSKIISGITKLTKLNNTDNVNFKDLLMNVSIREGRVFVEPFDFQLLGNETVIAGSQGIDGSLDYDVSMKVDAGKVGSTINQALGAITGNNTAQGSKLLVKFNVGGDYNSPDIKLQGASPVGSGSTPEQVVDNSVEQAKEDIKEEVTSEVEEKKAEAAKVIEEKKEQAVEEATEKVKSKFKGLFGGGEDDG, encoded by the coding sequence ATGAAAAAGGTATTAATCGTATTAGGTGCCATATTTGGTGTTTTGCTTATCGCTTTACTATTGGTGCCCATCCTCTTTAAAGGAAAAATACAGGAAAGGGTACAGACAGAGATTAATAAGTCTGTAAATGCAGAAGTAAAGTTCGATAACCTTTCCGTGAGCTTTCTTAAAAACTTTCCAGATGTCACTGCCAGTCTTAATGACCTAAGCGTGGTAAATAAGGCACCTTTTGAAGGGGATACTCTGATGAGTGCCAATGAGCTTGAGATAGTGCTGGACCTGGGTAGCGTGATTTTCAGTGATCGCATACGCATGGAGGAAGTGAAAGTGGCAAGCCCCAGGCTGCTAATAATGATGATGGAAGATGGTACAGCAAACTTCGACATTGCCATGGAAGACACTACCTCAACCGCACAGGATTCAGGAACAGGTTTCACTATTGATCTGAAGAAATACGAAGTAAGTAATGGCCACCTGGTATACTACGATCAGTCTTTGGACTTGCTTATGGATATGGTGGGTGTTAATCACAGCGGCTCCGGCAACCTGACAGAAGTGGTGTATGACCTGGACACCCGCACCGTCATTGACAGTGTCACTGTTACTATGGAAGAAATAGAGTATCTGACCAGAAAGCGTATTGAAGCAGACGTACTTCTAAACATCGATATGGAAGAAGAGCGGTATACCTTCAAAGAAGGGCTGCTCACTATTAATGACTTTGGCATTAAGGTAGATGGCTGGCTTGGGTTTATCCCGGAAGGGTTCAATATGGATCTGGCTTTTTCAAGCCCTGAAAACACCTTTAAAAGCCTCCTGTCATTAGTACCTGGAGTGTACGACAGTAGTTTTGATGACTTGCAGGCAGAAGGCGTACTTACATTTGATGGAAAAGTCGCCGGTGTTTACAGTGATAGCCTCCAAAAACTCCCAGCCACCACTTTTAACTTAGCGGTAGATCAGGCCATGATGAAATACCCTGATCTCGATCCTATCCGTAATATCTCTCTCGACCTACTGTTTGAAATGGCCGAAGATGATCTGGAGGGTGCACTCGTTCATCTTTCTAATTTCAGTATGGAAATGAATGACAAGCCAGCTACTGCTGATATAAAAGTAATAGGACTCGGTCCTATGGATGTAGATGCAGATGTACAAGCCCACCTGGATCTTGAAAAACTAAGCGGCGTGATACCTATGGAAGGTATGAGTTTAAGAGGTAAACTTGACCTTGACCTTAAAGCTAATGGAGTATATGACAGCCTGAAAAACCAGTTTCCTAAAATTGACGGTGTTTTTAAACTGGCTAACGGATATGTTAAAACTCCCGATTTCCCGGAGCCTATTGAAAACCTGAATGTTTCTTCTAGAGTGATTAATGAAGATGGTAGTATGGCAGCTACAGTAGTAGATGTAGATGCCTTCTCATTTTCTCTTGCAGGTGAACCGGTCACTGGTAAACTTCATTTGGAAAACCTCGAAAACTATCGTTGGGATCTGGCACTGAATGGGGCAATAGACCTTGATAAGATGACCAAAATATTTCCTATCGAGGGTATGGAGCTGGCTGGCCGTATAAAGGCAGATATAAATACAAGTGGACAGATGTCTGACGTGGAGGCTGAGCGCTATGATAGGTTACGTTCCAGCGGAAACTTCGCTGTCTCCAACTTTAAATATGCCTCAGATGACTTGGCTCATCCCTTTACTATAAAGGAAGCTAACGGTAGCCTTACCCCTAATAGGATTGTGGTATCCAAGATGGATGCTCAAACTGGGCAAACAGATATGAGTATGACTGGTACGGTATCTAATTACATGAGCTACCTTTTTCAGGAGGGAGAAACGTTGAGTGCGGATATGAACCTAACATCTAATAATGTCAACCTGAATGAGTGGATGACCGAAGAAGAAGGCGCAGTTGAAGACACGTCTGCCTTGCAACCCTTTGAGGTGCCACGCAACCTTAACGTTAATCTGACCACATCTATCGCCAATGTCATCTACGATAACCTGTCCCTACAGAATGTAAGGGGAGGCCTGGTAGTACGTGATGGTGTTGTTAATATGAATGACCTGACTTTCAATACGCTGGATGGCAATTTCAAAATAGGTGGGTCTTATAATACCCAGGATATTAATAACCCATTGTTTGACTTAGACCTGGATATCAGTAACCTGGCAGTAAGCCGTGCTTATTCTAACTTCAATACCGTACAGACGCTGGCACCTATCGCTAAGAAGGTAAATGGTAATTTCAGTACTAATATGAACCTTTCCGGAGCCCTGGGCCAGGACATGATGCCGGTTTTCAGCAACCTTACGGGTAATGGGGTAATCTCCATCATTGAGGCCTCGATAAAAGATTCAAAGATCATCTCTGGTATTACCAAACTCACTAAGCTTAATAATACAGATAATGTCAACTTTAAAGATCTTCTCATGAATGTGAGTATTCGTGAAGGAAGGGTATTTGTAGAGCCATTCGACTTTCAGCTCCTGGGCAATGAAACGGTGATAGCCGGCAGCCAGGGTATTGATGGCTCACTGGATTATGACGTTAGTATGAAGGTAGATGCCGGAAAGGTGGGCTCTACAATAAACCAGGCTCTGGGGGCCATTACCGGTAATAATACAGCCCAAGGCTCTAAACTACTGGTTAAATTCAATGTAGGAGGAGATTACAACAGCCCTGACATAAAGTTGCAAGGTGCCTCTCCGGTAGGTTCAGGCAGTACACCGGAGCAAGTCGTTGATAATAGTGTTGAGCAGGCTAAAGAGGATATAAAAGAAGAGGTTACTAGTGAGGTGGAAGAGAAAAAAGCAGAAGCCGCAAAAGTAATTGAAGAGAAAAAAGAGCAGGCTGTAGAGGAAGCTACCGAAAAAGTAAAAAGTAAATTTAAAGGACTCTTTGGTGGTGGAGAGGACGATGGGTAA
- a CDS encoding homoserine dehydrogenase — protein MSNKKQIGLFGFGCVGQGFYDILQASDVDAEVKKIGVIHPGKKRPIAESIFSYDPDEILEDDSIDLIVEAITDHESAFTIVSKALEKGIPVVTANKKMVATYLPQLLDLQKKHKSPLLYEASCCGAVPIVRTLEDYYGSEPLQELSGIFNGSSNFILTKMRVEGISYDEAVKEAQDLGFAEADPTLDVGGFDSLNKLCILVNQAYGIYLSTDKPFRHGIQNLSEVDLSIAEAANARIKLLAEAKIKGNNELSAIVAPVFVSSEADLYGVEYEYNAVQVTGEYSGNQLYRGKGAGGHPTGSAVFADTLGVLNNYRYGYAKTSGLKQPILSDDLVFDVYLRGTPGLIPELENKPDFIATIDEEKIVIVKASFRWLKEAEATLEESGLFLAVIPEESGLKESLTDALKSSVAMV, from the coding sequence ATGAGCAACAAGAAACAGATTGGCCTGTTCGGCTTCGGATGCGTAGGGCAGGGATTTTATGATATTTTACAGGCTTCGGATGTCGATGCCGAGGTTAAAAAAATCGGAGTAATACACCCTGGGAAAAAAAGACCCATAGCAGAATCTATTTTTAGCTATGACCCTGATGAAATACTGGAGGATGATAGTATTGATCTGATAGTAGAGGCTATTACTGATCACGAAAGTGCTTTTACTATTGTGAGCAAGGCGCTAGAGAAGGGTATTCCAGTAGTGACAGCCAATAAAAAAATGGTGGCTACTTATCTACCCCAGCTTCTGGATCTGCAAAAAAAGCATAAATCCCCCTTGCTTTATGAAGCTTCCTGCTGCGGTGCGGTACCAATCGTAAGAACGCTTGAGGATTACTACGGTAGTGAGCCTTTGCAGGAACTGAGCGGTATATTTAACGGCTCCTCAAACTTTATTTTAACTAAAATGCGGGTGGAAGGTATAAGTTACGATGAGGCAGTTAAAGAAGCACAAGATCTGGGTTTTGCTGAAGCCGACCCTACACTGGATGTAGGTGGATTCGACTCCCTCAATAAATTATGCATACTTGTTAATCAGGCATATGGCATCTATTTATCCACAGATAAACCATTCAGGCACGGAATTCAAAACCTTTCTGAAGTTGACCTCAGCATAGCAGAGGCTGCGAATGCACGGATCAAACTACTCGCAGAAGCTAAAATCAAGGGCAATAATGAGCTTTCCGCAATCGTCGCTCCGGTTTTTGTATCTTCTGAAGCTGATCTGTATGGCGTGGAATACGAATATAATGCAGTACAGGTAACCGGAGAGTATTCAGGGAACCAACTCTATCGTGGTAAAGGGGCAGGCGGGCACCCCACAGGCTCTGCTGTATTTGCGGATACATTGGGGGTTCTAAATAATTACAGATACGGGTATGCTAAAACGTCAGGGCTGAAACAGCCAATACTATCCGATGATTTAGTCTTTGACGTCTATCTGCGCGGTACACCAGGACTAATTCCTGAGCTTGAAAATAAGCCGGATTTCATAGCTACTATAGACGAAGAGAAGATAGTCATTGTCAAAGCCTCTTTCCGGTGGCTTAAGGAAGCAGAGGCTACATTAGAGGAGTCGGGGTTATTTCTCGCTGTCATTCCAGAAGAAAGTGGCCTTAAAGAAAGCCTGACGGATGCTCTTAAGTCTTCAGTGGCCATGGTTTGA
- the metX gene encoding homoserine O-acetyltransferase: MISLEAHTYTNKDGIVLESGRKLSEFQLRYHTWGNINEKRDNIVWICHALTAGSDVSLWWPDLVGSGKLFDPETHFIICANMLGGCYGSTGPLSPKPENGNPYFHNFPTLTNRDIVAAFDKLRDHLNIRQIHTLVGGSLGGQQAMEWSIVQPNLPQRLVLLATNARHSPWGIAFNESQRMAIEQDITWQLNTARAGESGLKAARSIALLSYRQYHAYAATQADAEDITDNYRAVSYQRYQGDKLVSRKFNAYTYWHLSKAMDSHNVGREREGVARALRQIQADTLIIGIDTDVLFPPEEQLELAKHIPQCEVEIIHSDYGHDGFLLEVDQISNRITKFYNDHPSRVQLT, translated from the coding sequence ATGATAAGTCTGGAAGCTCATACCTACACGAATAAGGATGGTATTGTGCTGGAGAGCGGCCGGAAACTCTCCGAGTTTCAGCTCAGATATCATACGTGGGGGAATATCAATGAAAAGAGGGATAACATAGTTTGGATATGCCATGCGCTTACCGCCGGCTCGGATGTAAGCCTGTGGTGGCCGGACCTTGTAGGTTCCGGCAAACTGTTTGACCCGGAAACTCACTTTATCATCTGCGCTAATATGCTGGGCGGATGCTATGGAAGCACCGGGCCGCTTTCACCTAAACCAGAAAATGGTAATCCATACTTTCATAATTTCCCTACTCTGACTAACCGGGACATTGTTGCCGCTTTTGATAAGCTAAGAGACCATCTCAACATTCGCCAAATTCACACCCTGGTGGGTGGTTCGCTGGGGGGCCAGCAGGCTATGGAGTGGAGTATAGTACAACCGAATTTGCCTCAGCGTCTGGTCTTACTTGCAACCAATGCCCGGCACAGCCCCTGGGGTATTGCTTTTAACGAAAGTCAGCGTATGGCGATTGAGCAGGACATTACATGGCAGCTCAATACGGCCAGGGCCGGAGAGAGCGGGCTTAAGGCTGCCAGAAGTATCGCCTTACTGAGCTACAGGCAGTACCATGCATATGCAGCTACACAGGCTGATGCCGAAGACATCACCGACAACTACCGGGCGGTCTCTTATCAGCGATACCAGGGGGATAAACTCGTTTCGCGAAAATTCAATGCGTACACATACTGGCACCTGTCCAAGGCGATGGATAGTCATAATGTTGGCCGTGAGAGAGAGGGTGTAGCCAGGGCACTTCGGCAAATCCAGGCGGACACGTTGATAATAGGCATAGATACTGATGTGCTTTTCCCTCCGGAAGAGCAACTGGAACTTGCCAAACATATCCCTCAATGCGAGGTGGAAATCATTCATTCAGATTATGGTCATGACGGCTTTCTATTAGAAGTCGATCAGATTTCAAATCGTATTACAAAATTTTATAATGACCATCCCAGCAGGGTACAGCTAACTTAA
- a CDS encoding O-acetylhomoserine aminocarboxypropyltransferase/cysteine synthase family protein: MSQLKFETLQLHAGQEVDETTLSRAVPIYQTSSYLFKNSAHGAKLFALQEFGNIYTRIMNPTTDVFEKRIAALEGGTAAVAVSSGQAAQFLALTNIMEAGDNFVSTKNLYGGSFNQFKVTLKRLGIEARFVEDDEPDSFEKRIDDKTKAIYLETIGNPAFNIPDFEAIAAVAKAHDIPLIVDNTFGAGGYLFRPLQHGANVVVASATKWIGGHGSSIGGVIVDGGNFNWGNGKFPHFSEPSEGYHGMKFWEVFGEGGPFGNIAFAIRARVEGLRDVGPALSPFNSFLLIQGLETLSLRVERTVENALTLARWLEQHDQVESVNYPGLESSPYHEIASRYLKKGFGGVLSFRIKGGKEYAEKFVDSLKLVSHLANVGDAKTLIIHPASTTHQQLSDEEQFSSGVHPTMLRVSVGIEHIDDIKGDFSQAFEVIKKPVAQPA; the protein is encoded by the coding sequence ATGTCTCAATTAAAATTTGAAACCCTACAGCTACATGCAGGTCAGGAAGTAGACGAAACTACGTTATCCAGGGCCGTGCCTATCTATCAAACCTCCAGCTATTTATTCAAAAACTCAGCGCATGGGGCTAAACTATTTGCGCTGCAGGAATTCGGGAACATCTATACCCGAATCATGAACCCTACTACAGATGTATTCGAAAAGAGAATAGCTGCTCTCGAAGGAGGCACGGCAGCTGTAGCTGTTTCCTCTGGCCAGGCCGCTCAGTTTTTGGCCCTCACTAATATCATGGAGGCCGGTGATAATTTTGTATCCACTAAAAACCTTTACGGAGGATCATTCAATCAATTTAAGGTAACTCTTAAACGGCTCGGTATTGAGGCCCGTTTTGTTGAAGACGATGAACCGGATTCTTTTGAAAAGCGAATCGATGATAAGACAAAAGCAATCTACCTGGAGACTATTGGTAATCCGGCGTTTAATATCCCTGACTTTGAAGCAATAGCAGCCGTAGCAAAAGCTCATGATATCCCCCTTATTGTAGATAATACCTTTGGTGCAGGTGGGTATCTGTTCCGCCCCCTTCAGCACGGAGCAAATGTGGTGGTAGCTTCTGCCACTAAATGGATAGGTGGTCATGGCAGCAGCATTGGTGGTGTTATCGTGGATGGAGGTAATTTCAATTGGGGAAATGGCAAGTTTCCTCATTTCAGCGAGCCTTCCGAAGGATACCATGGTATGAAGTTTTGGGAAGTCTTTGGAGAAGGCGGCCCATTCGGAAACATTGCTTTTGCCATAAGGGCACGGGTAGAAGGTCTGAGAGATGTAGGGCCGGCCCTGAGTCCGTTCAACAGCTTCCTGCTAATCCAAGGACTTGAGACATTGTCACTTAGAGTAGAACGTACAGTAGAAAACGCCCTCACACTGGCACGTTGGCTCGAACAGCATGACCAGGTAGAGTCAGTAAACTACCCGGGGCTGGAAAGTAGCCCATATCACGAGATAGCCAGCAGGTACCTTAAAAAAGGCTTTGGAGGTGTTCTCAGCTTTAGGATAAAGGGAGGTAAAGAATATGCTGAGAAATTTGTAGACAGCCTGAAACTGGTAAGTCACCTTGCGAATGTGGGTGACGCTAAAACACTTATCATACACCCTGCTTCTACTACCCACCAGCAGTTGTCAGATGAGGAACAGTTCTCTTCCGGAGTACATCCCACCATGCTAAGGGTCTCTGTCGGTATTGAGCATATTGACGATATCAAAGGAGATTTCAGCCAGGCATTTGAGGTAATTAAAAAACCCGTAGCTCAACCTGCATGA